CTTAAGGCAGTAATCGTAAGCCGGAAGGACGAGTTTCCTGTCGATCAGCTGCAGGCATTCCTTCTCGAACATGTTGAAAAGGGAAAAGAGCATCTGTATGTCGGCGGCTTCGAAGTTGTACTTGGAGAACTCCACCTCCCCGCGGTGATGCACGTCTCCGTAGGTGACGTTCCCCACCCACTTCAGGTCGAATACGTTCTCCACGTTCTGGAGATACATCGCGATCCGCTCGATGCCGTAGGTGATCTCTCCCGAGACGGGCTTGAGATCTATACCTCCGCACTGCTGGAAGTAGGTGAACTGGGTGATTTCCATCCCGTCCAGCCATACTTCCCATCCGAGGCCCCACGCGCCGAGCGTCGGGGACTCCCAGTCGTCTTCGACGAGCCGTATGTCGTGTTTCAACGGGTCTATCCCGACGGCCTTAAGCGAATCCAGGTACATCTCCACGTAATTGTACGGGCATGGCTTCATAATAACCTGGTACTGGTAATAGTGCTGGAGGCGGTTCGGATTCTCGCCGTACCTGCCGTCCGTAGGCCTGCGTGAAGGCTCGACGTATGCCGTGTTCCACGGTTCGGGCCCGAGGGCCCGCAGGAATGTCGCCGGATTGAAGGTTCCCGCGCCCACTTCGATATCGTAGGGCTGGTGGATTACGCACCCTTTGTCCGCCCAGAAGCGTTCCAGGGCAAGAACAAGGTCCTGGTATAGCAAGGTGTCCTCCCCGTTCGGAAAGTGATAGGGTTACATATCACTCCGCCGAACGGGGTGTCAAGATAAATCACTATAAATACAGGGGGTTTGCGACCCCTATCACTGTTTGCCGCCTCCGAGGCTGCGGAATGATTTCCCAAGGTGTAACTCGAGATATCCAGGTATAACAGCCTGCAATTCCTCAAGAATGTTATTGGGGATGCGCAGCCGGCGCAGAATGGAGGGGGAGGAGGACTGGAGCGCTTTCCATGTTCTCACCGCTCCGAGAGACATTGGAAGACCGCCGGAAGAGGCGCAATTCCCGCAGATAAACCTCCCCTCGGAGAGTATGAACCGAACCGATCTTGCATCTTTTCGCTCGAGGCTGTCCGCAGGAAGCCCGCATCGGCGGCATCCTCCAAGGTCCGGCCCCCAT
The genomic region above belongs to Deltaproteobacteria bacterium and contains:
- the glyQ gene encoding glycine--tRNA ligase subunit alpha, encoding MLYQDLVLALERFWADKGCVIHQPYDIEVGAGTFNPATFLRALGPEPWNTAYVEPSRRPTDGRYGENPNRLQHYYQYQVIMKPCPYNYVEMYLDSLKAVGIDPLKHDIRLVEDDWESPTLGAWGLGWEVWLDGMEITQFTYFQQCGGIDLKPVSGEITYGIERIAMYLQNVENVFDLKWVGNVTYGDVHHRGEVEFSKYNFEAADIQMLFSLFNMFEKECLQLIDRKLVLPAYDYCLKCSHTFNMLDARGAISVTERTSYIGRVRNLARLCAEGYLKSREEMGFPLMKKFPR